A window of the Cytophagaceae bacterium genome harbors these coding sequences:
- a CDS encoding glycoside hydrolase family 95 protein: protein MKLKNKNFFLLLILGFWFNIQFSNAQNLKLWYKQPAGKVWENALPIGNGFQGAMIYGNVEKEIIQLNEHTVWSGSPNRNDNPKSLENLSKIRNLIFEGNHKEAEKLANDYIITKKSHGQKFEPVGSLNLTFPGHENYKDYYRELDIEKAISKTTYTIDGVKYTREAFASLADRVIVVKISSDKPGKLSFTANYSTPQKKFKVFTSNSNELNITGTTSDHETVKGMVEYKGISKIKSEGGSISATDSSLVIKDASSATIIIAIVTNFNNYQDLSGDEEKRAGNTMNKAFPKPYTTLRNSHISAYKKYFDRVKIDLGDSPASKLPTDERLKNFRNTNDPQMVALYYQYGRYLLISSSQPGGQPANLQGIWNHRINPPWDSKYTININAEMNYWPAEKTNLSELHEPFLKMVKELSETGKETAKSMYGARGWMAHHNTDIWRATGAIDGAFWGMWTAGGGWVSQHIWEHYLYTGDKKFLSDSYPILKGAALFYADFLIPHPNKNNWLVVNPGNSPENAPAAHDGSSLDAGVTMDNQIVFDVFSKAINAAMILKKDPEWVDSLKKLRDKLPPMHIGRHNQLKEWLDDIDDPKDDHRHISHLYGLYPSNQISAYRSPELFEASKNSLIYRGDISTGWSMGWKVNWWARLQDGNHAYKLIQNQLTPIGNERGAGGTYNNLFDAHPPFQIDGNFGCTSGITEMLIQSADGAVHLLPALPDVWPSGKISGLKTFGGFEIVEMQWKDKKLEKLVVKSNLGGNLRLRTPNEIVQTNGTQLKMATGKNNNPFFELDETAQPVISEKSTIKEPLLKETKIYDISTQKGQIISFKINDLNK from the coding sequence ATGAAATTAAAAAATAAAAACTTTTTCTTACTCCTGATTCTGGGATTCTGGTTTAATATTCAATTTTCTAATGCACAAAACCTTAAACTTTGGTATAAACAACCTGCCGGAAAAGTATGGGAAAATGCCTTGCCTATTGGTAATGGTTTCCAGGGAGCAATGATTTACGGCAATGTGGAAAAAGAAATAATTCAACTCAACGAACATACCGTTTGGAGTGGCAGCCCAAACAGGAACGATAACCCCAAGTCGCTTGAAAACCTTTCCAAGATCAGAAACCTGATTTTTGAGGGTAATCACAAAGAAGCAGAGAAATTAGCCAATGATTATATTATTACGAAAAAATCACACGGGCAAAAATTCGAACCGGTAGGAAGCCTCAATCTCACTTTCCCTGGTCATGAAAACTATAAAGATTATTACCGCGAACTGGATATCGAAAAAGCCATTTCGAAAACTACCTATACCATTGATGGAGTAAAATATACCCGTGAAGCATTTGCCTCTTTGGCCGACAGGGTCATTGTTGTGAAAATTTCTTCTGACAAACCCGGAAAACTCTCTTTTACAGCAAACTACAGCACTCCTCAAAAAAAATTTAAGGTTTTTACTTCTAACTCCAATGAACTTAACATCACCGGAACCACCAGCGACCATGAAACCGTAAAAGGCATGGTAGAATATAAAGGAATTTCAAAAATCAAATCGGAGGGCGGAAGTATCTCGGCAACAGATTCCTCCTTAGTAATAAAAGATGCCAGTTCGGCTACAATTATTATTGCAATAGTAACCAATTTCAACAATTATCAGGATTTAAGCGGCGATGAAGAAAAGCGTGCCGGGAACACTATGAATAAAGCTTTCCCGAAACCTTATACCACGCTTAGGAATTCTCACATTTCGGCTTATAAGAAATATTTTGATAGGGTAAAAATAGATTTGGGTGATAGCCCCGCTTCTAAACTTCCTACTGACGAGCGATTGAAAAATTTCAGAAATACCAATGACCCTCAAATGGTGGCATTGTATTACCAATATGGAAGATATCTCTTGATTTCATCTTCTCAGCCCGGTGGTCAACCCGCCAATCTTCAAGGAATATGGAATCACCGGATTAATCCACCCTGGGATAGTAAATATACCATCAATATCAACGCCGAAATGAACTACTGGCCGGCAGAAAAAACCAATCTTTCGGAATTGCATGAGCCTTTTCTGAAAATGGTTAAGGAACTTTCGGAAACCGGAAAAGAAACTGCAAAAAGCATGTATGGTGCCAGAGGCTGGATGGCTCACCATAATACGGATATCTGGCGGGCAACCGGGGCAATCGATGGGGCCTTTTGGGGAATGTGGACTGCAGGTGGTGGCTGGGTGAGTCAACATATTTGGGAACATTATCTTTATACAGGAGATAAGAAATTTTTGTCAGATTCTTATCCTATTCTAAAAGGTGCGGCTCTTTTTTATGCCGATTTCCTGATTCCTCATCCCAATAAAAACAACTGGTTAGTGGTAAATCCCGGAAACTCTCCCGAAAATGCTCCCGCAGCACATGATGGTTCATCGCTGGATGCCGGAGTCACGATGGACAATCAGATAGTGTTTGATGTTTTCAGCAAGGCTATCAATGCCGCTATGATTTTGAAGAAGGATCCGGAATGGGTTGATTCTTTGAAAAAATTGAGAGACAAATTACCACCAATGCACATTGGGCGGCACAATCAGTTGAAGGAATGGCTCGATGATATTGATGATCCTAAGGACGACCACCGACATATTTCGCATTTGTATGGACTTTATCCTTCCAACCAAATTTCAGCTTACCGTTCTCCTGAACTGTTTGAGGCCTCGAAAAACTCTCTAATCTACCGTGGCGATATTTCCACAGGCTGGAGCATGGGCTGGAAAGTTAACTGGTGGGCCAGGCTTCAGGACGGAAATCATGCTTATAAACTGATTCAAAATCAATTAACTCCAATTGGTAATGAACGAGGTGCCGGTGGCACTTACAATAATCTTTTTGATGCTCATCCGCCGTTTCAGATTGACGGAAATTTTGGCTGTACCTCGGGCATAACCGAAATGCTCATTCAAAGTGCCGACGGTGCCGTGCATTTGCTCCCTGCTCTGCCTGACGTTTGGCCTTCGGGTAAAATTTCCGGATTAAAAACTTTTGGGGGTTTTGAAATTGTAGAAATGCAATGGAAAGACAAGAAACTGGAAAAATTGGTTGTGAAGTCAAATCTTGGAGGAAATCTAAGGCTACGAACTCCCAACGAAATAGTACAA
- a CDS encoding zinc-binding alcohol dehydrogenase family protein: MKTWICKKPGEFVLEEVPKPVLQPGGAIVKIKRIGICGTDLHAYEGTQPYFSYPRILGHELSGILTEVDGYSAFSIGQKVSIIPYFHCGECVACRTGKTNCCAKMQVFGVHIDGGMAEYISIPKSALIAGENLDFDAQALVEPLAIGAHGIRRVGVEAGEFVLVIGAGPIGLGTMEFARIAGANVIALDVNDTRLDFCKNSLKVPFVINALSENVSEKLSEITNGDMPTVVIDATGNLKAINNAFLYLAHGGRYVLIGLQKGEISFSQPEFHKREGTLMSSRNATREDFDHVLDCLAKNKIDPNAFINFRMDFSEVKQKFDFCLNPENGVIKAMIEFRD, translated from the coding sequence ATGAAAACCTGGATTTGTAAAAAACCGGGAGAGTTTGTTTTGGAAGAAGTTCCGAAACCAGTTCTGCAACCCGGCGGGGCTATAGTTAAGATCAAAAGAATAGGAATATGCGGCACCGACCTGCATGCCTATGAGGGTACCCAGCCCTATTTTTCATATCCAAGGATTTTAGGTCACGAACTATCAGGTATCCTGACCGAAGTCGATGGTTATTCAGCATTTAGTATTGGCCAAAAGGTTTCAATTATCCCTTATTTTCATTGTGGTGAATGTGTAGCTTGCCGCACAGGTAAGACCAATTGCTGTGCTAAAATGCAGGTATTTGGTGTGCATATCGATGGAGGAATGGCAGAGTACATCTCAATACCAAAGTCAGCACTAATTGCAGGAGAAAATCTTGATTTTGATGCCCAGGCACTGGTAGAACCACTTGCAATAGGTGCCCATGGCATCAGAAGGGTAGGAGTTGAGGCCGGAGAATTTGTATTGGTGATCGGTGCCGGCCCAATTGGTCTTGGAACAATGGAATTTGCCAGAATTGCCGGAGCCAACGTAATTGCCCTTGACGTAAATGACACCCGCCTGGACTTCTGTAAAAACAGCCTGAAAGTGCCTTTTGTAATCAATGCACTCTCCGAAAATGTGAGTGAAAAACTTTCTGAAATTACCAATGGAGATATGCCTACTGTGGTTATTGACGCTACAGGCAATCTAAAAGCCATCAATAATGCCTTCCTATATCTTGCTCATGGTGGGAGATATGTGCTGATCGGCCTTCAAAAAGGTGAAATATCGTTTAGTCAACCGGAATTTCATAAACGCGAAGGCACCCTCATGAGTAGCCGTAATGCCACCCGTGAGGATTTTGATCATGTTTTGGATTGTCTGGCAAAAAATAAAATTGACCCCAATGCATTTATCAACTTCAGAATGGATTTTAGTGAGGTAAAACAGAAATTTGATTTTTGCCTAAATCCTGAAAATGGAGTTATTAAAGCCATGATAGAATTTCGGGATTAA
- a CDS encoding helix-turn-helix domain-containing protein, which yields MDALLLRLDQIEQLILEQSINNKEVLNFTEATKYLEVSASHLYKLTSANIIPFYKPNGKKLYFKREELNDWLLSNRFSTKEEIESKARNFSFKKGGVLS from the coding sequence ATGGACGCTTTATTATTACGTCTCGATCAGATCGAGCAACTCATTTTAGAACAAAGTATTAACAATAAGGAGGTTTTAAACTTCACCGAAGCCACCAAATATCTGGAGGTATCAGCATCGCATTTGTATAAACTTACAAGTGCCAACATTATTCCATTTTATAAACCGAATGGTAAGAAACTCTATTTCAAAAGAGAAGAATTAAACGATTGGCTTTTGAGTAACAGGTTTTCAACCAAAGAGGAAATTGAAAGTAAAGCAAGAAACTTTTCATTCAAAAAAGGAGGTGTTTTATCATGA
- a CDS encoding helix-turn-helix domain-containing protein: MTEITIMFETLLREIEIIKTYLAKAPEEPDSFDKVWIDGQDVMLSLHISKRTLQSLRDTGLLPYSRIQGKFYYKKSDIENLLVKNYRSTPFNLKNNGTY, translated from the coding sequence ATGACTGAAATCACAATAATGTTTGAAACCCTCCTCAGAGAAATTGAAATTATAAAAACCTATTTGGCAAAAGCACCAGAAGAGCCGGATAGCTTTGATAAAGTTTGGATTGATGGCCAGGACGTAATGCTCTCCTTACATATAAGTAAAAGAACCCTTCAATCTCTGCGGGACACTGGCCTCCTACCCTATTCCAGGATTCAGGGAAAGTTCTACTATAAAAAATCAGATATTGAAAATCTGCTGGTAAAAAACTATAGATCTACACCTTTTAATTTAAAAAACAATGGCACATACTGA
- a CDS encoding VirE protein encodes MAHTEQEILMNTNYGLDIYAHILREFYPDETVINLKGRETRPSKNPFTGDSLTLVFEEISNQFFYKDLVKTDFQGNPFQFAEMHFKKSGNDLLEIIVQSLNLRIGKIRNKFPLFLKPEAKPKIQLFPVSIPRFSLFHAPVTNTIPSKELTLKGVYELILANSVIQTEHLRQISDKKLARKYKAANFNYVTFSGTFSSRKDDALLKHSGYLAIDFDHILDLESLKAQLLNDNFFETQMLFKSPSGDGLKWIISIDITQNTHQDWFMAIKNYLEQTYQLKVDSAGIDVSRACFLPNDPQIFINSKHLMP; translated from the coding sequence ATGGCACATACTGAGCAGGAAATTCTAATGAATACCAACTATGGTTTGGATATATATGCCCATATATTGAGGGAGTTTTATCCAGACGAAACCGTAATTAATTTGAAAGGCCGTGAAACCCGGCCTTCCAAAAACCCTTTCACTGGCGATTCTTTAACATTAGTTTTTGAGGAAATATCCAATCAGTTTTTTTACAAAGATCTTGTAAAAACTGATTTCCAAGGAAATCCCTTTCAGTTTGCGGAAATGCATTTTAAAAAATCCGGAAATGATTTATTAGAAATAATTGTACAATCTCTGAATCTTAGAATAGGCAAAATAAGAAACAAATTTCCTTTATTTCTTAAACCGGAGGCGAAACCAAAGATTCAATTATTTCCTGTTTCTATACCCCGTTTTAGCTTATTTCATGCACCGGTAACAAATACTATTCCTTCAAAAGAACTCACCTTAAAAGGCGTCTATGAGCTTATTTTGGCCAATTCAGTGATCCAAACTGAACATTTAAGGCAAATTTCTGATAAAAAATTAGCTAGGAAGTACAAGGCGGCAAACTTCAACTATGTGACCTTTTCGGGTACTTTTTCAAGTCGTAAAGACGACGCACTTCTAAAACATTCTGGTTATTTGGCTATTGATTTTGACCATATTCTAGACTTAGAATCACTAAAGGCTCAATTATTAAATGATAACTTCTTTGAGACCCAGATGCTTTTTAAGTCTCCCTCTGGTGATGGCTTGAAATGGATAATCTCAATTGATATTACCCAAAATACACATCAAGATTGGTTTATGGCTATCAAAAATTACCTTGAGCAAACCTACCAGCTAAAGGTTGACTCGGCAGGTATTGATGTTTCAAGAGCATGTTTTTTGCCAAACGACCCCCAAATTTTCATTAATTCAAAACATCTAATGCCATGA
- a CDS encoding DUF3987 domain-containing protein has product MSKNIFKVEDWLQKKEAVKPDNSVETKSFVKSDKYAETDLLIQKIEESRIDLTANYQDWRNIGFAIADEFGENGRDFFHRIGTFYADYSTADSDKQFDACLKANGSGINLSTLFYLAKNAGITVSKNQTEEIPEIEESFENKKLPTLPDAIFNTLPTFLQRITNVAETNEERDLLLLGSVVTLSATMPTVFGIYHNKKVFANLFLFISAQASAGKGRLNHCRKLVKPIHDVLKEANKKAKQQYLTDLAYYNSQKKNNPDTEKPEEPPMQLLFIPANSSASGTFQLLNDNDGRGLLFETEGDTLANTFKSDFGNYSDGFRKAFHHETISYYRKTDRELVDLETPCISTVLSGTPKQVLNLIPSAEDGLFSRFMFYHMNTNPAWADVFSGNTETGLDDIFYEMGKEYLQFYNTLNASPHIQFTFTREQQDHFNSFFQKFFNQYFSLKGEEYIGTIRRLGLITFRLAMIFSVLRMMDLGEFNTKLICDDQDYKSAIAIAETLVVHASHIFSQLPENDKPARKPNKKERFFDALPVQFNRKTYMETAYKLGILDKTAQSYITSFKKDGLLHHDVKDMYLKNT; this is encoded by the coding sequence ATGAGCAAAAATATATTTAAAGTAGAAGATTGGCTTCAAAAGAAAGAGGCCGTAAAACCAGATAATTCTGTAGAAACCAAATCATTTGTAAAATCCGATAAGTATGCCGAAACAGACTTATTGATTCAAAAAATTGAGGAAAGCCGCATTGATTTAACAGCCAATTACCAAGACTGGCGAAATATAGGTTTTGCTATTGCTGATGAATTTGGTGAGAATGGTCGTGATTTCTTCCACAGAATCGGTACATTTTATGCTGATTATTCGACAGCCGATTCAGACAAACAATTTGACGCTTGTCTAAAAGCCAACGGTTCAGGGATTAACCTAAGTACCCTCTTCTATTTGGCAAAAAATGCTGGAATCACAGTTTCGAAAAACCAAACAGAAGAAATTCCTGAAATTGAAGAATCATTTGAGAATAAAAAACTTCCGACTTTGCCAGATGCTATTTTCAATACCCTGCCAACTTTCTTACAAAGAATTACTAATGTCGCAGAAACCAACGAGGAGAGAGATTTACTTTTGCTAGGTTCTGTGGTTACGTTGAGTGCCACCATGCCTACAGTTTTCGGTATTTACCATAACAAGAAGGTTTTCGCCAATCTTTTTCTGTTCATTTCCGCCCAGGCTTCTGCTGGTAAGGGACGCTTAAATCATTGCCGAAAATTGGTGAAACCAATTCATGATGTCCTTAAAGAAGCCAATAAAAAAGCTAAACAACAATATCTTACTGATTTGGCTTACTACAATTCTCAAAAGAAAAATAACCCTGATACTGAAAAGCCGGAAGAGCCACCTATGCAGCTGCTATTCATTCCGGCCAACAGCAGTGCTTCGGGTACATTTCAGCTTTTAAATGACAATGATGGCCGGGGATTACTATTTGAAACTGAGGGTGACACACTAGCCAATACTTTTAAAAGTGATTTTGGCAATTACTCGGATGGCTTTCGCAAAGCATTTCACCATGAAACCATTTCGTACTATAGAAAAACAGATCGCGAACTGGTAGACCTCGAAACTCCATGCATATCAACGGTTTTATCTGGTACTCCCAAACAAGTTCTTAATCTGATTCCAAGTGCAGAAGACGGCTTGTTTAGTCGGTTTATGTTTTACCACATGAACACCAACCCCGCCTGGGCAGATGTCTTTTCGGGTAATACTGAAACGGGTTTAGATGATATTTTCTATGAAATGGGAAAAGAGTATTTACAATTTTACAATACACTCAATGCTTCGCCCCATATCCAATTCACTTTTACAAGAGAGCAGCAAGACCATTTTAATAGTTTCTTTCAGAAATTCTTTAATCAGTATTTTAGCCTCAAAGGTGAAGAATACATTGGTACCATTAGGCGTCTGGGTTTAATTACCTTCAGATTGGCCATGATTTTTTCGGTATTGCGTATGATGGACTTAGGCGAGTTTAACACCAAACTAATTTGTGATGACCAGGATTACAAATCTGCCATAGCTATAGCTGAGACACTTGTGGTTCACGCTTCGCATATTTTTAGTCAATTACCCGAAAATGATAAGCCAGCCCGAAAACCCAACAAGAAAGAAAGGTTCTTTGATGCACTACCTGTACAATTTAATAGAAAGACCTATATGGAAACTGCTTACAAGCTAGGGATTTTAGACAAAACAGCCCAATCATATATTACCAGTTTCAAAAAGGATGGTCTATTGCACCATGATGTCAAAGATATGTACCTCAAAAATACTTAG
- a CDS encoding site-specific DNA-methyltransferase gives MPTLNWIGKDKVVNHHRDVPYRVLEHQYGFSDGQQTQSESTASGNLIINGDNLEALKALLPKYEDKIKCIYIDPPYNTGKDEWAYSDRVNHPKILEWLDKIVGKEGEDLTRHDKWLCMIYPRIRLLHSFLKEDGVFVASIDNNELYYFKIILDEIFGRGNFLGNIIWKNVTDNNPTQIADEHEYLIVYAKNKDAQPSEWKSPNLDIKDKLLNLESEMLFNHQDLDTLQKEYSKWFKANKPFMWPFDRYKYIDKGGIYTGSQSVHNPGKEGYRYDIIHPETKKPCKEPLMGYRFPPDSMKKLLDDERIIFGTDHNKIVELKLYVKDYRAKLPSVIEIDGRIGSYTLKSILNQDKLPFKNPKTVGLLEEVLSFITKDDDIILDSFAGSGTTAHAVLNLNKEDGGNRKFILVEMEDYADTITAERVKRVTSGYGEGNNATIGTGGSFDYYKLGQLLFVGNGQEFLNEDIPESKIREYIWYSETRSAFLEIENLADAQGFLGQSQNTAYYFVYQKNELTTLDLPFLASIKTKAEQYVIYADNCLLSKEFMAKHNIIFKKIPRDISRF, from the coding sequence ATGCCCACCCTTAACTGGATAGGAAAAGATAAAGTAGTCAACCACCACCGAGACGTGCCATACAGGGTTTTGGAACATCAATATGGCTTTTCTGATGGCCAACAAACACAAAGTGAATCAACGGCCTCTGGAAACCTAATTATCAATGGCGACAACCTCGAAGCTCTCAAAGCTCTACTTCCAAAATACGAAGATAAAATAAAATGTATCTATATAGACCCTCCGTATAATACAGGAAAAGATGAATGGGCTTATTCTGATAGAGTAAATCATCCTAAAATACTAGAATGGCTTGATAAAATTGTAGGAAAAGAGGGAGAAGATTTGACACGTCATGATAAATGGCTGTGTATGATATATCCTAGAATTCGATTATTGCATTCTTTTTTGAAGGAAGATGGAGTCTTTGTGGCTTCAATTGATAATAATGAACTGTATTACTTTAAAATTATTTTAGATGAAATCTTTGGTAGGGGAAATTTTCTTGGAAATATTATTTGGAAAAATGTTACTGATAATAATCCGACTCAAATTGCAGATGAGCACGAATATTTAATTGTTTATGCTAAAAACAAAGATGCTCAGCCTTCAGAATGGAAATCTCCAAATCTTGATATTAAGGATAAATTATTGAATTTGGAATCTGAAATGTTATTTAACCATCAAGATTTAGATACACTTCAAAAAGAATATAGTAAATGGTTCAAGGCAAATAAACCTTTCATGTGGCCTTTTGATAGATATAAGTATATTGACAAAGGTGGAATTTATACCGGTAGCCAAAGTGTACATAACCCTGGGAAAGAAGGGTATAGATATGATATCATACATCCTGAGACAAAGAAGCCTTGTAAAGAGCCTTTAATGGGATACCGCTTTCCTCCGGATTCAATGAAAAAACTTTTAGATGATGAAAGAATTATTTTTGGTACCGATCATAATAAGATTGTAGAGTTAAAACTATACGTTAAGGATTATAGAGCTAAGCTTCCAAGTGTTATTGAAATTGATGGTAGGATTGGGTCTTATACGCTTAAATCTATTTTAAATCAAGATAAATTGCCCTTTAAAAACCCAAAAACTGTTGGTCTTTTAGAGGAGGTTCTTAGTTTTATTACCAAAGATGATGATATCATCTTGGACTCCTTTGCAGGGTCAGGAACTACAGCACATGCCGTGCTCAATCTCAACAAAGAAGACGGCGGCAACCGTAAGTTTATTTTGGTGGAAATGGAAGACTATGCTGACACTATCACAGCAGAGCGGGTTAAAAGAGTAACCAGTGGCTATGGTGAAGGCAATAATGCTACCATCGGTACAGGCGGCAGCTTCGATTATTATAAACTTGGCCAGCTGCTTTTTGTGGGCAATGGACAGGAATTCTTAAACGAAGATATACCCGAGTCTAAAATCAGAGAGTATATTTGGTATAGCGAAACCCGAAGTGCCTTTCTCGAAATTGAAAATTTGGCAGATGCCCAAGGCTTTCTCGGTCAGAGTCAAAATACTGCCTACTATTTTGTCTATCAAAAAAACGAACTCACAACCTTAGACCTGCCTTTTTTGGCAAGTATTAAAACCAAAGCAGAGCAGTATGTCATTTATGCTGATAATTGCTTGCTATCTAAGGAGTTTATGGCCAAGCATAATATTATTTTCAAAAAAATCCCAAGAGATATAAGCCGCTTCTGA